The DNA region TCCCTCCAATTTGATATTCAAAGTTTGATTTTGCTGCTGTCATTAAGACTATCCTTTACATTTTTTAATATATTTAGCTTTAATTTCATATACAGTCATATAAATAATTTATTATCTAACAGTCCTAGAGAATAATTATACTATTTTCATTCATCAACTGACTTTACCTGACTTTTACCTATTTTTAGGTTGTGAGTATTCCTAATTAATTAATTAATATCTGACTTTTTCCTCTTGTATGATTCACAACATAGCATAAAGATACTGATATGGTTTAAAGAAACTTACAGATGCCATTAACTATTAAAGGAGTCTCAAATGTCTTTTCCAAGCTTGAAAAAATTTCTTTTATTTGCTTCTGGTATCAATACTAACATCGTATCTGATGAGTCGATGTCTCCTGAAAACCGTTTTTCAGAAGAGAATAAGTACGCATCTATTGGTGCATCTATTTTACTTACTTCCGTTGTAGCTTTTTTATCTGGAAGCTATGCATTATACACTGTATTTAACTCTGCCCTAGTCTCTAGTTCAATAGGTTTTATTTGGGGAATAAAGATTTTTAATTTAGATAGGTTTGTTATTTTAAGTAGTAGGAAGAAAAAAAATAATTTTCGGGCAGATATTATAGTAATTATTCCTCGTTTACTGCTGGCTTTCTCCTTAGGATTTGTTATTGCTAAACCTGTGGAAATAAAAATTTTTGAAAATAAAATAAACCAAAAAATTGATGAGGTTAATACCCTAAAAAGCGCAGATTTGGAGAAAAATGAGAGGAATTTATTGGAGGAAATTCATAAAAAACAAGTGAATGAAATAGCTTTCTTACAACGAAAGTATTATTCAATTGAGCTTGTGAAAAAAAGTAATGAAAATTACGAGCAACAAAAAGAGAAAGTGCAAAAGCAAACTAAACTGATGCTAGAAAAACTTAAAACGAAAGATGAAATAGGACTCATAGGAAAAATTCAAATATTAGAAGAATTGAAAAAAGATAACCCAACAATTGAACATAGCAGTTTATTTATTACTATTTTATTTATTGCTATAGATAGTGTTCCCATAACACTTAAACTTCTATGTAAATATAGCCCATACGACGCTTACATTGAAACACAAGAAGAAAATGCAATTTATTTAAAATCAAAAGAATTGTCAGATATAGAGAAAAACAATAATGAAATAATAAATATGAAAAAAATCGATAACTTGTCTAATACTATATTATCAATTACAGTGAAAGCATCAAATGAGAAAGAATTAACAAAATTAGCTAAACATCAGCTTGATAAGCTGAATGAAGTTAATTTAATTTCTCCTAATATTAGAGATATTAGAAATGAAATTTTACAAAGAAGTTTACAAAATAATCAAAAGAAGGTATTAATAGCACTTACACCTAATGTAGGAAATCTACAAATACTAAGTAGTAATGAAAATGGTAAACCAAACACCAAAAACTAAACACTATCTCGGCATAAATAGGCAATTATCAATCACGGCTATAAAAACTAAGTCCGCCTTTGCAGATTTATGGTAAATCAAGGGTTTGAAACCCACTTAGGATAGGTTTTGTCTTTCTAGCTGTGGTTTTCAATACCTCAAATGAGTATCTCACACCAATTCACAATTTGCAATACTTCGGCTAGGCTCAGTACAAGTTTGCAATGGGCAACTCTTAAAGACGCTAAAAGCGAACGCCCCGCTACGCTAACGCAATAAAAAACCTTAGAGATACTTGCCTTTCAGGCTCTACATCTGTTTGATAATTTTAGTGAATTGGTATCACCTAGCGTAATTAATCAACTTTTAAATGGAGTATTATCACCATGTACGGAATAAAAAAGTTAGCTATTAAAAAGTTTAGCCTTTTGCAAAAATGGACTAATTTTTGGAAATTTACACGCCAAGTTGCAGATGTCAATGGTGATGGACGAACTGATATTGTTGCTTTTGGCTGTGATGCTGTTTATGTATCTTTGGGTCAAAGTAATGGAACTTTTGGTCAAGCTTTTACAGGCATAACTGATAGTTTTACTATCAATCAAGGAGAATGGACTAGCTTTGATAAGTATCCGCGTCAACTCGCTGATGTCAATGGTGATGGTCGCGCCGATATTGTTGGCTTTGGATACGATAATGTCTTTGTTTCTCTTGGTCAAAGCAATGGAACTTTTGGCCCAACATCTGTAGCAAAAAATGATGATTTTACTGTTAATAAAGGAGGATGGACTAGCTTTGATAAGTATCCGCGTCAACTCGCTGATGTCAATGGTGATGGTCGCGCCGATATTGTTGGCTTTGGATATGATAATGTCTTTGTTTCTCTTGGTCAAAGCAATGGAACTTTTGGCCCAACATCTGTAGCGAAAAATGATGATTTTACTGTTAATAAAGGTGATAGGAATAACTTTGACCACAAGCCACGCCAGCTTGGTGATGTAAATGGTGATGGCAAAGCAGATATTATTGGTTTTGCTCAAGATGGAACTTATGTAGCTTTAGCTAATAATCAGACAACACCACCTCCAATGAATAATCAGTATGTTGTAGCTGGTTACTTACCTTCCTGGGGTATTAGTAGTACTACTAATCCTGCAACTATTCCGGTTAATAAGCTAACACATTTGTTTTATGCCTTTGCAGATGTCGATACAGAAGGTAACGTCAAACTGAGTCCAGATGGTCAGGATGGTGACATCAATGTACTAAAATCTCTCAAAGCTCAAAATCCCAAGCTAAAAATCCTTGTTTCTATCGGTGGTGCAGGAGAAAATGATTTTTCCTCAGCAGCTTCTACGGCACAATCTAGGATATTCTTTGCTCAGTCTGCCATCAATTTTATGAAAAATAATGGTTTTGATGGCATCGATATTGATTGGGAATTTCCTAAGAAAGAAGAGAATAGTAATTACATTCAATTGCTGAGTGAGTTACGTCAAGAACTTAATAACGCATCTACTACAGATGGAAATAAATATCTGCTGACTACTGCCCTTTCTGGTTCTCCCTATCAATTGTCTCCATCAGATTACGCTGATGCTCCTTACGATTTAAACTCAACTGTTTTGAAAACTACTTCTGAATATGTTGACTTTATCAACTTAATGACCTATGACTACCACGGTAGTTGGGAAAACACAACCAATCACCAAGCTGCTTTGTATAAAAGTAGCAGTGATCAATCATATAACAGTGACAAACTCAATGCTGACTGGTCAGTTAAAAAGTATTTGAGTGCTGGTGTTGAAGCTAAGGATATTGTATTAGGAGTTCCTCTTTACAGTCCCACTTGGGCGGGAGTGAAAGCTGGTTCTAATAATGATGGATTGTTTCAAAGTGCTACCTCGGCAAATGATCCACTTTTGTATAAAGATATCCATGCTCAGGTGGGTACAGATGGATATCAATATAACTGGGATGATAGTGCCAAAGTTCCCTATATTTATAATTCTCAAAAACAAGAGTTTAGTACCTATGAAGATAAACGTTCAGTCCTCGAAAAAGTTAATTATGTTGAACAACAAGGTCTAGGTGGAATATTTTTCTGGCAACTCATTGGTGACTTGCCAATCACTCATTCTGATTCATTAGTTAATGTTGCTGCTGCTAATTTGTTGTAGAGCCTAACTTTAGCATGAATACGCTTGGTTTTGTAAAAAATTGTAGTTTGGATTAAGCAAAGTGCAACCCAACAAAGTCAACCTACGCATTTTAAGGTTTTTGGTCGTATTGAAGTATATGTAGGGTGGAATAGCACTTACTTAAGCTACGCTAGCCTGCGGGAAGCCGCTTTGCGTCTACTTTAAAATAATATTTCTGAAAAATTAGATAGGAGTTCTATATGGGAATCGTAATTGATTTTTGAAATTATCTAGGTAGGCGGGGAGACCCAAAGAGAAGAAAGAAGAAAGAGATATATAATTTTTAAAAATGATTAAGGACTGCTATATATATTCTATAGTAGTATATATGGGACTCCTATTTGATTTGCTAAAAAAGTTTATAAAAGTCGAAATAACTGATTTCGTATTTTTGACTCTCTGCCTAGCCAAATAAGTTCATAAATCATATAGTATTCCGATAGATAAACCTATAAATAAACAACAAAAATAGCTATTTCCTCAGCATCCATGAACTCAAAATTAGCCTTTACTTGGGAGAAAGCTAAACAGCTTGCCGAACAAATTGTCTTCAATAATCTTCAAGAACACCTCAAAGATATTGAAATAGATGTGCTTCGAGGCTCGTGGGAGGGTCTGACTTATGAAAAGATGGCAGAGCAGTACCATATGTCTGTAAGCTACCTCAGAGGAGATGTGGGTTATTATCTGTGGCGAAAGCTCTCAGAGGCGTTAGGGGAAGAGGTAACAAAGAGTAATTTTAAAGGAGCGCTGGAAAGAGCCGGGGAAAGGCAACTACCTCCACATATTGATAGCAATGTCAAGGAGCCAAAATCACCGTTAGCAGAGTTAGCGTTTCCAGATGGTTCAGTTCCTCTGGGTTCTCCTTTTTATGTGAACCGAGATGCCCTAGAGTCTGTTTGTTACGAGACAGTTCTTAAACCAGCTTCTTTAATTCGGATTAAAGCACCGAAACTGATGGGCAAAACTTCATTGCTTACCAGAATTCTGGCTCATGCTGAATCCCAGAATTATCAAACCGTATATTTGGATTTAAGTAGTGTAGAGCGAGCAATTTTAACGAATTTGGACAAGTTCGTGCTTTGGTTGTGTTTTATGGTTGGTCGGAAGTTAAAGTTAGAAAATCGGTTAAAAGATTATTGGGAAACAGAAATTTTAGGTAGCAATGATAACTGCACAGTGTACTTTGAAGAGTATTTATTGCCACAAATAAATTGTCCTTTGGTATTAGGCTTAGATGAAGTAGATCGGATTTTTCCCTATAACCAAGTGGTTGAAGACTTTTTTGGGATGCTGCGAAGTTGGCATGAGAAAGGGAAAATTTCTGAGCAATGGAAACAACTAAGACTGGTGATTGCACATTCTACCGAAGTTTATATCCCCTTAGACATGAACCAATCTCCTTTTAATGCGGGGCTACCAGTAACATTGTTGGAATTTGACCACAAGCAGGTACTAAATTTGGCTCACCTTCATGGACTGAATTGGAATGACATTCAGGTAAAGGAATTAATGAATATAGTGGGAGGACATCCTTATCTACTGCGATTAGCAATGTATAAAGTTTACACTACAAAGGCAACGCTAAAGCAACTATTACAAGATGCTTCCACAGAAGCGGGAATTTATAGCAGCCATCTGCGGTGGTACTTAGAAATGCTGCACTCGGAAGAGGCTCAAGGTTTAAAAGAAGCGTTAAAAAAGGTGGTCATTTCACTTGAGCCAGTGGAATTAGATTCAATGCAGATTTATAAGTTGCACAGTATGGGATTAGTGCAGCAACAAGACAATCAGGTAATGCCTAGATGCAATTTGTACCGTGAGTATTTCCGCAGAGTCTTGTAATACCAATTTAATGTGAAGTTGCACATATCTTGATCCCTCTAAATCCACACCACTTGCTACAAGTCGGGGAACCCGCCCAACGCAGTGGCTCCTCTTAAAAAGCATGGCTGTTTCATTCGCTAGTTTGTGAGATTTGTCAAGAGGGTAATCTCACGCAAAGGCGCAAAGAAAAATGACATTATTTGGGCTTCAAGACGCAAATTTTTTTGCCCTAATTGTGACCTTGCTCTCAATTTTAATCTCTTCGACCCTTGCAATTTTAACCATTTTAGGGAACGAAACAGCCCTGAGGGCTAGGGGGGATCGAATTCTATGCGGCCTCATAAGAAATTGGTGTAAGTAGCTATCAGTGCCGTAGAAATACAGCAGAATTCACTCAAAGATTGCTGAATTCTGAATTCTGGCTTTTGAATTGTTCAATCATGATTTTGGTCTATATAATAACAATTTAGTTTGCACTTCATGAGTGCTGCGTCAAATCTACACCAACTATGCGTCCATCTTCTATTTGAATAATGCGGTCGGCAATATCAAGAATGCGATTATCATGAGTTACCATTAAAATAGTACAAGATTGTTCCTTAGCTAGTCGCTGCATCAGTTCTACAACATCCCGGCCTGATTTACTATCTAAAGCAGCAGTAGGTTCATCAGCTAAGACCAATTTGGGATGACTTACTAAAGCACGAGCGACTGCAACTCTTTGTTTTTGTCCACCGGAGAGATTATCAGGGTAGTAATTTAATCTATGACTCAATCCCACTGCTTCTAGCATAGCTTTAGCTCTAGTGTCAGCTTCTTGTTTAGAAAAGCCTCTGTGCAGTTCAACTGACATTTGGACATTTTGGAATACAGTTAAAAATCGTAGCAAGTTATGAGCCTGAAAAATATATCCAGTATTTCGTCGGACATCGAGAATTTGCTTGTTATTTGCCTTATAAAGTTCTCTGTCAAAAACTTTCAAACTTCCATTTTGAACAGACCGTAAGCCACCAATCAAAGTTAACAACGTTGTTTTACCTGAGCCTGATTGACCCATCAAAATAATTATTTCACCTGGTTGAATTTGGAGGTTGACGTTAAATAAAATTTGTTTACGTAATTCTCCTTGACCAAAAAAGTAGTTGAGATTTTGAATATTGATAATGGCAGATTGTTTCATAGTTATATAAACTTTTAAGTTGTTCAGGTTGTCATAAGTTCACAATCTCATTAAAAGATATCAGCTGGATCTGCCGATTGCACTTTACGTATTGCGATCGCTCCCGATATCGCACACATCAAAATTGTTAAAATTACAACAGTTGCGGCTCGACTAAAAGTCATATAAATGGGCAGCAAAGTAGCATTACGTGTCATATCATACAATCCCAGGCACAATGAAAAACCGGGAATATATCCTAAAACTGATAGGATGATAGCTTCTTGAAATACAAGACTAAATAAGAATGAACTTTTATAACCCATTGCTTTTAGAGTGGCATATTCTGCCAAGTGTTCTGATACATCTGAATATAAAATTTGATAGACAATTACGGCTCCAACCATAAATCCCATAATCGTACCTACTGTAAAAATAAATCCAATGGCTGTACTACTCTTCCAATAATCTTTTTCTAGCTGAATAAATTCTTGTTTAGATAACACTCTGACATCTTGAGGTAACTCTTTCTGCATCGCTTCTACTAAATTTTTAACATTCACATTTGGTTTTAAGCGAATTAGTCCGATATCAATCAGTCCTCTTTGGCGTTTATTGTCAAATATTCGGAGAAAATTTAAATCACTTGTAATTAAAGTGCCATTTGCTGCAAAAGATGTTCCTAACTCAAATAAAGCTCCGATAGTAATTTGCCGATTATTTACTTCTGTAGAGATTGCTATTCCTTGATCAAACTCAGTAGCTATTGTCCCAAATTCTGGTCGAGAATTCCGATCAAATAAAGCAACATCTGGAATCTTTATTTTGTCTATATTTTCTTGTACTTCTGGTAAGTCTAAAACATCTTCATCAGGATTAATTCCTATAATTAAAATTTGCCGACTAGTATAGTTCTGTGGATTAGTCCAAAAACCAAAATCTAGATATACAGAACTTATCGATTCTACACCATCAAAGCTTTGTACTTGGTATAAATGTCTTTGGGAAAATGTTTTTAAAGTATTCAAAGCAATGCTTCTAGAGCTAATTAAAAAAATGTCACTCTTCAACTTGGTATGTAGACGGATATTACTATCATATAGACCATCGCTAAACCCTAACTGCATAAACATCAGAATTATAGCAAAAGCAATACCGGCTAGCGCAATTAATAAGCGAGTTCTTTTATGAGTCAGTTGTAGCCAAGCTACAATTAATGAAAACTTCATAGTGAGTTAAGGTTTAATGAGTACATTAACTGCTAAATTAGTTAGTCTCGTAACAAGTTTACTATCTGTTAAACGGATTTTGACTTCGATTACTCTAGCGTCAATCTTAGCTGCTGGGTCAGTATTCAAAACATCCTTTTTTCCAACTTGTAAACCCATTTGTTCAACTACACCTGGAATAGATTTAGAGAAAGCACTACTAGAAATTATGGCTGTTTGACCAACTTTTACCCTATGAATATCTGTTTCATAAACTTCTGCAACGACATACATTTGTTGAGTGTTACCAATTTGCAGAATACCTTGGTCAGAAATTGCTTCTCCTGAATGAGCAAAAATTTTGAGAATTTGGCCAGACTGAGGGGCACGAATTATTGTAAGTTCTAAGCGAGCGATCGCTAGTTTCAAATTACTATTCGCTGATTCTACTTGAACTTTACTTTCTGCTAGCTGTAAACTAGCTTGTGCTGACCGAACTTGTGCCTGTGCATAGAGGAGATCGGTACTTCGTCCTTGTTCTAACTTAGCAAGTATAGCTTTGGCATTATTTAGCTCATTTTCTGTGCTACTAACCTCTAATAATTTATCATCCAAAGATTGTTGGGAAATAGCTCCTTGCATTTGTAAATAAGAGAAGCGTTCTAAGTCTTTTTGTTTAGCTTGTAGAGCTATCTCTATTTTTTGTACTGTTGCTTTTTGAGCCTCAATTTCTGACATTTGAGGCATTTTTATCTGCCTAATTCGAGATTCTGCTTCTTCAATTTGAGCTTTGCCAAACATACTCTCAGCTTTGAAGCGATTACGAGCTTCTTGCAACTGAGTGGCCGCAGCATTTTTTTCTGCTAATCGTTCTTGATAACTATCTAAATAGGCTAAGACATCGCCTACTTTTACTTGCTGACCTTCTTGGACTAACAACTTATCAATGCGTTCTTCACGACTACCTCCAATTGTAATTACTTCTCCTTGAGGTTCCACCCGACCTAGCGATGTAACCGACCTCACCCGATTTTTTTGCTCTTGAACCTTTGCGATCGCCATCTGAGAATCGGGTGCTTGGGTGTGATAAAATTGGTAAATTTTTATCATACTAATTCCTAAAACACCAACGATTGGTATTAGAATTAGCCTTTTACTTGAAGGTTTTAAAACTAAATTTAGATTCAACTTTACAACCTCAATAATTTAACTGATGTTTTTATCGAAAATTCAGAATTAATTTGGAACGAAAAAGTGTCTGAATCAAGACCCTGCTGAATTGCTTGCCATGTTATTCCTGTAGCTGATAAATGGGATCAATATTTTCTTTCTCTATCATTCGCAAAGGTTGATATAGATAACTAAAAATTGCTACCCAGAAATTGAGTGTTCCCAAAACTATAAATAACAGCCCGATGCCTCGCCCTGCTCCAATGCCGATAATTTTACCGACACTACTAGCCAGTAGACCACCACTAGCCAAAAGTGGCTCGAATACATAATCGGCTAAAGGCCCAGCTAGGAGATAAGCGAGTGGAAAGGAAGACCAGGCAATCATTAGCCGCACTGCAAAGACTCGTCCTTGCACATCCGGTGGTACTTTGATTTGCCAGATAGCTTGATTGGAACCATCCATAAATGGCACGCAGAAAAAAACGCCAAAGGCTGCTGCTGTAATTAATGGTATGGAAGGGTATAGTCCAATGAGGAGCAAACACATTGCTTGCAGCAAACCGAAACCGAAAACACCGTACACGCGAGGCTTTGGGCCTCCCCAAACGCTCATGATAATACCACCCACTAACATACCACTACCTGCAATAGACATCACGTTGCCAAGGATTGCAGGTGAAGTAAAAGCTAGAAGCATAGGTGTAATTAAGACACTGGCAATTCCCAATCCAAAATTGCTCCCAGCAAAAAACAATAACAGTCCCAATAAACCTGGACGTTTGATAATGTAAGTCCAGCCATAAACTGCTTCTTTTAATAGCGAGGCTTTTTCTTGATTGCCTGCGGTAGTTTTTTCGGGTTTGGGGAACTGGACAATCAAGAGAGTAACGACGGCGCAGATATAGCTGGCGAAGTCAATCAAAAGCACACCCTTAACTCCAATTGTCAAAACCATCACCCCTGCCAAAGCTGGGGCGAAAAGCCTTGCGGATGCTTCCCCGATGTTTGTCATCCCACTGGCACGACCAAGATGCTGTTTGGAGACAAGCAATGTGATAGTTGCAGAATAAGCTGGAAACTGAAAGGCAGTGCAAACTGAGATGACAGACATACCAGTATAAATATGCCAAACCTGAAGTTGATTAATTAAAAGTAGTAATACAAGAACCAGGGTAGTTAGACCCGCTATAGTATTACAGAGTAACATGGTTGTGCGTCGCTCCCAGCGATCCACAAGCGCACCAGTAATAGGTGATAGTACAATCCCAGGCAACGTAGTAAACAAAGAAATGAGCGCAAATTGAGTAACTGATCCTGTTCGTTGGTAAACCCACAAACCAAGAGCAAAGCCAGTTAGTCCTGAGCCGATGAGCGAGATGAGTTGCCCAAACCAGGTAATCATAAATACCTGTAATTTATTGGTTATGGTAGGTTTGTCCATGTCTTTTGTTAATAGTTGCAATGTTTATAGCAGTTAGCACAATTCGCAATTCGCAATTAATGCCCACGGATAAATCTGGGGGCTAGAACCAAGCAAAGTTTAAAATTTATCTATCCATAAATGAATTTAGGGGCTTGTACCATCAAGGAATAATTGGTCATATTTGTATTAGTAGATATCTAGTAAAATTAAATATGCGTTACCCAGAACCCTTGTAGAGACGTAGCTACGTCTCTACGTTTTCCTATGTCTAGTGTGCCAATTGCGTAAATCTTACTAGATTTGATCTAGTTCCTTGGCAACAGTGTTAACAGTGAAATGAATTTGCTCAGGTGTATGATTGAAGTTGATAAAAAATCGTAGGCGAGCGGCTTTGTCTTCTACCGCAGGATAAATTTGAGGTAGTACATTAATTCCACGGTCAAACAGGGCTTGGGAGAGTTGGATGCAACGCACAGAGTTGCCCACAATCACAGGAATCACCGCAGAATGCTTACTCATACCAGTATTCAGCCGACGATCGCTTGCTAATTCCAAAAACAATTTAGCTCGCTCATGCAGAGATTGTACTCTTTCTGGTTCTGCTTTTAGCTTGCGTATAGAAGCTAGTGCTGCTGCTGTGTTTCCTGGTGACATACCAGCACTATAAACAAAAGCAGGAGCAGTATATTTCAGATATTTGACTACAGCCTGACAACCTGCAATATAGCCTCCACAGCTAGCGAATGATTTGCTAATTGTACCCATCCACAAATCTATGTCAGCAGGGTTAACACTATGATACTCACCGATACCGCGACCGCGATCACCAATCACACCCATAGAATGGGCTTCGTCTACCATTAAAAAGCTTTTGTGACGCTTCTTAATTTCGATAAACTTGGGCAAATCAGGAATATCGCCATCCATGCTATAAACACCTTCAATGACAATCAATACACGTTTGTAGCGACGGCGTTGTTCGGTAAGTATTTGATCTACAGTTTGCCAGTCGTTATGTGGAAAACTGATGCGGGTGGAACCAGATAACAAGCATCCTTGGAGGATACTGTTGTGGATTAGCTCGTCATGGAGTATCAGGTCATTTTTGTCAAAAAGGTGACCAATTGTGCTTTCGTTAGTAGCATGACCTGCTGTAAAAACGATCGCATCTTCTGCACCTATTAAAGATGCAATTTCTTGTTCTAACTCTCGGTGTATCGTAATTTCACCTGAGAGCAAGCGGCTAGCTGATACGGATGTTCCATAGCGATCAATGGCTGCCTTTGCTGCTAAAGATACATCTGGATCGTTGGCAAATCCTAGATAATTGTAACTCGAAAAATTAATAACTTCCCGACCATCTATTACTATAGTATTGCTATTTATCCCTTCACGAACTTTGAAATAAGGATCAACAACTCCACCTTTAGTTTTGATGCCAGAAATCATTTGTTCTAGGTTGCGGTACTGGGGAGAATGGGAAAAATCATAGTATGCCAGGGGAATATCATCATTATCGTTATCGTTAGTAAATATTTCTACTGCACTTGTCTTTTTTTGAATAAGTTGTTTCAAAAGGCTGCGCTTTTCTTCTACGGACAAAGTTGATATTTTTGTAGTTAGATCGGTCATTTGTCTTGCTCCTAATTTAATGCTTCTTGAAGTAAAGAATCGATTTCTGAGTCTGAGAATTCATTGAGATTAGATAAGAGATTTTCTATTAACCAATTGTCTGCTACTGTCAACATTTCATTTTTATTGATGATGAGACTTTCTCTTGGCTCTGTATCTGCCAAGTTCATATCAGATAGTAGTTGCGTGATTAACTGGTCAATACTTGGGGCGGCAAAAAACTGAGTAATGGAAATTTCTATTTCTAATTCAGCTTGAATGCGGTCTTTTAATTCCAGACACATCAAGGAATCCATTCCCAAGGTACTTAAAGATTGTTGCACATCTATTTTAGCAACAGGAATTTGTAAGGCTTTTGCTATTTCTGCCAACAGATAAGAACGCAATGATTGAGAGCGATCGCTATGATCAAGAGGCGTAATAGGAACAATCAAACTGTCATTATTGATTGGCAATTTTGTTTGATTGCGGTCAATCACTGGTTCCACCCAATAGCGTTGGCGTTGCCAAGGATAAGTTGGTAGATTTACCCGTTGTCGTACATACTCTTGGTCAAAACCAGACCAGTTAACTGATATCCCCCGAACATAAAGGTCTGCCAAACTTGAGAGTAAAACTCGCCAATCCTCTTGTCCTTGACGCAGGCTAGGAAGCCAAGTTGCTTTTAGCTCTGGCAGACAATGACGACCCATACCTAACAATATTGGTTTTGGCCCCATCTCTACAAACACGTCATAACCATACTTATGCAGTGTTTCCATACTCTGGGCAAATTGTACTTCCTCGCGTAAATGACGACACCAATATTCAGGAGCGATCGCTTCAGATTTTAGTCGTCCACTAACATTAGAAATGATGTCAATTTGGGGAACACTATATTTAACAGTCGCAGCAATCCGATGAAACTCTGCCAAAATTGGCTCCATCAAAGGTGAATGGAAGGCGTGGGAAGTTTGTAGCTTTTTAGTTTTAATCCCTGCGGCTTCTAAGACCAGACAAATTTTCCGAATAGCCTGTTGTTCTCCAGAAATTACTGTGTTTTGCAGTCCATTGTAGGCAGCAAAGCTGACTTTTTCCTCATCAATAGTTGTAATTGTCTGAATGGTTATCTTTGAGGCAAACACTGCTACCATCTCTCCGATTTGCGGGAGGTTCTGCATCAGGCGGGCCCGTTCAGCAACCAGCTTCAGTCCATCCTCCAAGCTAAAGACTCCTGCCACACAAGCCGCTACATATTCACCGAGACTATGACCCATAACGGCAGTCGGTTCAACTCCCCAAGATTTCCAAAGTTGTGCCAGGGCGTATTCTAGAGCGAATAAGGCTGGTTGGGTGTAGGCGGTTTGGTCTAAGGGTGAAGACTTCGCCTCTTCTGGATAAAGGACTTGTAGCAGTGGTTCGTCTAGATAAGGACGTAGAATTTCATCGCAACGGTCGAGAGTTTGCCGGAAAATAGGCTGGTTTTCGTATAATTGACGACCCATATCCAAATATTGAGAGCCTTGTCCAGTGAATAAAAACGCTATCTTTGAGTGTTTTTTAGTGTTGCTTGGACTAGATATAACTAAAGGATTCTCTCTACGAGCAGTAAAATCATTGAGTGCTGTTTGCAACTGTGCATGAGATTGAGTACA from Nostoc commune NIES-4072 includes:
- a CDS encoding type I polyketide synthase, with translation MKPVDVFDANNNNGLEIAIIGMACRFPGAKNIDEFWHNLQNGVESVSFFSDEELLSVGIDPTLLSKPNYVKANAVLSDVENFDATFFGISPKEAKIIDPQQRLFLECAWESLESAGYNPESPKTSIGVYGGVGMNTYLLKNLCPSLDNLDLSVENYQLMIANDKDFLPTRVSYKLNLKGPSVSVQTACSTSLVAVHMACQSLLNGECNMALAGGASIRVPEKTGYLYHEGMILSPDGHCRAFDAQAQGTVGGNGVGIVVLKRLEDAIADRDCIHAVIKGSAINNDGSLKIGYTAPSVDGQTAVICEAQAVADVAASTITYIEAHGTGTNLGDLIEMEALTKAFGASTQKQGFCAVGSVKTNIGHLDAASGVAGLIKTVLSLKHKLLLPSLHFEQPNPQIDFANSPFYVNSTLSEWQTNGTPRRAGVSSFGIGGTNAHVVVEEAPVLVPDVSEVERSWHILTLSAKTEKALQELAQSYADFLAVHPEVPLADICFTANVGRSHFEHRLAICTQSHAQLQTALNDFTARRENPLVISSPSNTKKHSKIAFLFTGQGSQYLDMGRQLYENQPIFRQTLDRCDEILRPYLDEPLLQVLYPEEAKSSPLDQTAYTQPALFALEYALAQLWKSWGVEPTAVMGHSLGEYVAACVAGVFSLEDGLKLVAERARLMQNLPQIGEMVAVFASKITIQTITTIDEEKVSFAAYNGLQNTVISGEQQAIRKICLVLEAAGIKTKKLQTSHAFHSPLMEPILAEFHRIAATVKYSVPQIDIISNVSGRLKSEAIAPEYWCRHLREEVQFAQSMETLHKYGYDVFVEMGPKPILLGMGRHCLPELKATWLPSLRQGQEDWRVLLSSLADLYVRGISVNWSGFDQEYVRQRVNLPTYPWQRQRYWVEPVIDRNQTKLPINNDSLIVPITPLDHSDRSQSLRSYLLAEIAKALQIPVAKIDVQQSLSTLGMDSLMCLELKDRIQAELEIEISITQFFAAPSIDQLITQLLSDMNLADTEPRESLIINKNEMLTVADNWLIENLLSNLNEFSDSEIDSLLQEALN